The Deltaproteobacteria bacterium genome has a window encoding:
- a CDS encoding MaoC family dehydratase N-terminal domain-containing protein, with protein MKEFDWNQASRETRRHVFHYTWKDVVLYALGIGARIDELPFIYENAADGLQVFPSFAAIAAGGLIRDFAEKVEGNRFLHGEQMVRLHHPIPPQGTIITTGRVADVFDKGKAAVIRFESEGHTEEGTHLFDVEHIAFHVGGGGFGGNPGPKADSLIPPEGIKPDFSISYNIPENQAALYRLSGDLNFLHLDPEYAKQGGFPKPILHGLCTYGHATRAILQGLCGGEVKRFRAFKARFSEVVFPGDTLTTEGWQIQQGRYIIRVRTERAVVINNAYAMVAP; from the coding sequence ATGAAAGAATTCGACTGGAATCAAGCGAGCCGGGAGACCAGGCGTCATGTCTTCCACTATACCTGGAAAGATGTGGTCTTGTATGCCCTGGGCATCGGCGCCCGGATTGATGAGCTGCCTTTTATTTATGAAAACGCCGCCGATGGATTGCAAGTCTTCCCCAGCTTTGCGGCCATCGCCGCCGGTGGACTGATCCGCGATTTCGCAGAAAAAGTGGAAGGCAACCGCTTTCTGCACGGGGAGCAAATGGTCCGCTTGCACCATCCTATCCCCCCCCAGGGTACGATCATCACAACAGGTCGGGTAGCCGATGTCTTCGACAAAGGCAAGGCCGCTGTCATCCGTTTTGAATCGGAAGGCCATACCGAAGAGGGAACGCATCTCTTCGACGTGGAACACATCGCCTTTCATGTGGGCGGGGGGGGATTCGGTGGAAACCCCGGACCCAAAGCGGACTCTTTGATCCCGCCCGAAGGCATTAAACCCGATTTCAGTATCTCTTATAACATTCCCGAGAATCAGGCCGCCCTGTACCGGTTAAGCGGAGACCTGAACTTCCTTCATCTGGACCCGGAATACGCTAAACAAGGGGGTTTTCCCAAACCGATTTTGCACGGCCTCTGTACTTACGGCCACGCCACGCGGGCTATCCTGCAAGGGCTTTGCGGCGGAGAGGTCAAACGCTTCCGGGCATTCAAGGCCCGCTTCTCCGAGGTGGTCTTTCCGGGCGATACCCTGACTACCGAAGGCTGGCAAATCCAGCAAGGGCGATATATCATCCGGGTCCGCACCGAACGGGCTGTTGTCATCAACAACGCTTACGCCATGGTAGCACCCTGA